Proteins from a genomic interval of Arachis hypogaea cultivar Tifrunner chromosome 10, arahy.Tifrunner.gnm2.J5K5, whole genome shotgun sequence:
- the LOC140175581 gene encoding uncharacterized mitochondrial protein AtMg00310-like, with amino-acid sequence MSKAVAEKLISLQRYFLWSKENGRNGILLVKWEVVMAPKKAGGLGIGDAVIWNTALLFNWWWRFSKEDCPLWKKVVCSCNNLNSNEMLCSQPVPTRRGPWKDICQLQISEPHVREKIIRGLYMDVGNGRTVQFWEDIWLPHGVLKELFSRLFSVSNLKGSVIGNCEFWDGLEWI; translated from the coding sequence ATGTCGAAGGCGGTAGCGGAGAAGTTGATCTCACTCCAAAGGTACTTCTTATGGAGTAAAGAGAATGGGAGAAATGGGATACTACTAGTAAAATGGGAAGTGGTGATGGCTCCAAAAAAGGCAGGTGGTCTGGGAATTGGAGACGCAGTAATTTGGAATACAGCTTTGCTCTTTAACTGGTGGTGGAGGTTCTCAAAAGAGGATTGTCCCCTGTGGAAGAAAGTCGTCTGCTCCTGTAATAACTTGAATTCGAATGAGATGCTGTGTAGTCAGCCTGTACCTACAAGGAGAGGTCCTTGGAAGGATATTTGCCAGTTACAAATCAGTGAGCCACATGTGAGAGAAAAAATTATCAGGGGTTTGTATATGGATGTAGGGAATGGCAGAACAGTACAGTTCTGGGAGGATATCTGGTTACCTCACGGTGTTCTTAAAGAGTTGTTTTCAAGGCTTTTCTCGGTCTCAAACCTCAAAGGTTCTGTTATTGGAAATTGCGAATTTTGGGATGGACTAGAGTGgatataa